A region of Carassius gibelio isolate Cgi1373 ecotype wild population from Czech Republic chromosome B11, carGib1.2-hapl.c, whole genome shotgun sequence DNA encodes the following proteins:
- the LOC127968447 gene encoding protein phosphatase 1 regulatory subunit 15B, which yields MSTHGHFSPVDTRSARDSDEGPDSSWISVFSLVSRPAWSLFQRYFPGRTQTAFEMNSSLDRGNALAPLKVAYFKCQHQNAPGASSGDPGSLSWFTHDSLSELGIQSTTQKDFILQEKASVGYIRTARNVITQVLQNTQEKRRAKPENGCELSRDTLSVRTPNSWRWGGFLEADDRPPSWLLNVAQSRKETDTSWKHCGEHHSVGYCQSDDGWSMHSESAGPLCSKELAHNVSLLKAESLPNSYQLPLDVEQQLLVCSSAYNEVVIVTPDQDNGYSSWEEEHSNNKLHMKLLSQEQEVSETASTVTSADGSSQTNTTGSEFHSEPITSEVEIKESEEDDLKKKAESIPAAENVAFLAAPQCQNKVIAYIMGSPCSGESESEDDGDWDSNDDDGFDSEGSSHFSDSEDLDDSDDESEESSDGEEADSETERMWNSLCQNGDPYNPRNFTAPIRTASKPNPATTDSSVSESPSAHMSTPLSPPPSSPSLSENESSEDTCEMDEEENQRLWNSFSCAADPYSLFNFQAPVQTRKTPKGCWKEKVPGTPHYRREEAEERLDSGFSEISSVPCSSSAMAVQLKKVTFVEEVEVFYANSDEDRHGPWEEIARDRCRFQRRVQEVEETISYCLSPTFRLDIFQRLNNTS from the exons ATGAGCACACATGGACACTTTTCTCCAGTGGACACGCGGTCCGCGCGTGACAGTGACGAGGGCCCTGACAGCTCGTGGATAAGCGTCTTCTCTCTAGTTTCAAGGCCTGCGTGGTCGCTCTTTCAAAGGTATTTCCCCGGAAGAACGCAAACAGCATTTGAAATGAATTCAAGTCTAGATCGTGGAAATGCACTGGCACCTCTGAAAGTGGCATACTTCAAGTGCCAGCATCAAAACGCACCTGGCGCGTCCTCTGGAGACCCAGGGTCTCTTTCCTGGTTTACACACGACTCGTTGAGTGAACTGGGAATTCAGAGTACCACCCAGAAAGATTTTATTCTTCAAGAGAAAGCGTCGGTCGGATACATAAGAACGGCGAGAAACGTAATCACCCAGGTGttacagaacacgcaggaaaaaAGGCGCGCGAAACCGGAAAACGGATGCGAGTTGAGCCGGGATACGCTGTCCGTGCGAACCCCAAACAGCTGGCGGTGGGGCGGATTTTTGGAGGCCGATGACAGACCTCCGAGCTGGCTGCTAAACGTAGCACAAAGCAGAAAAGAGACTGATACGAGCTGGAAGCATTGTGGAGAACATCACAGTGTCGGCTATTGTCAAAGCGATGATGGGTGGTCAATGCACAGCGAAAGCGCTGGACCCTTGTGCTCTAAAGAGCTAGCCCACAATGTAAGCCTGCTCAAAGCAGAATCCCTCCCAAACTCATACCAGCTTCCACTAGATGTTGAGCAGCAACTACTGGTTTGTAGTAGTGCCTACAATGAGGTGGTAATTGTGACTCCAGACCAAGATAATGGATATTCCAGCTGGGAGGAAGAACACTCAAATAATAAGCTTCACATGAAGCTGCTTTCCCAAGAACAGGAGGTGTCGGAAACAGCCAGCACTGTTACCTCAGCGGACGGCTCATCTCAGACTAACACTACAGGGAGCGAGTTCCATAGTGAACCAATCACTAGTGAGGTTGAAATTAAGGAAAGCGAGGAGGAcgatttaaaaaagaaagcagAAAGCATTCCAGCTGCTGAAAACGTTGCCTTTTTGGCCGCTCCTCAATGTCAAAACAAGGTCATCGCTTACATCATGGGCAGTCCTTGTAGCGGCGAATCCGAATCGGAGGATGATGGCGATTGGGACAGTAATGACGATGATGGCTTTGACAGTGAAGGCTCATCCCATTTCTCAGACTCTGAGGACCTAGATGACAGTGACGATGAATCTGAGGAAAGTTCAGATGGAGAGGAGGCCGACTCTGAGACTGAGAGGATGTGGAATTCTCTGTGCCAAAACGGAGATCCTTATAACCCGAGGAACTTCACAGCTCCCATAAGGACTGCCTCCAAGCCAAACCCTGCGACTACAGACTCTTCGGTCTCAGAGTCTCCGTCAGCGCATATGTCCACCCCGCTTTCacctcctccatcatcaccctcACTCTCAGAGAATGAGTCCAGCGAAGACACCTGCGAGATGGACGAGGAAGAGAATCAGAGATTGTGGAACTCTTTCAGCTGCGCAGCAGATCCTTACAGCCTCTTCAACTTCCAGGCCCCAGTACAGACTAGAAAAACCCCCAAAGGGTGCTGGAAGGAGAAAGTGCCTGGAACGCCTCACTACAGGAGAGAGGAGGCTGAGGAGAGGCTAGACAGTGGATTCTCCGAGATTTCCTCTGTGCCATGCTCAAGCAGTGCCATGGCTGTTCAGCTGAAGAAG GTGACATTTGTTGAAGAGGTTGAGGTGTTCTATGCCAACAGCGATGAGGACCGTCATGGACCCTGGGAGGAAATCGCCCGGGACCGCTGTCGTTTCCAACGCCGTGTTCAGGAAGTGGAAGAAACTATCAGCTACTGCCTTTCTCCAACTTTCCGTCTGGACATTTTTCAAAGACTAAACAATACTAGCTAA